ATAATTCTTGTCTTCACTCGAGGCGATTACGTTGCAGGTTTTCTTCAAAATTTCCGCTTCCTTGATCGCCTTTTTTGCCCAGGAGCCAGTGTTGATATAATCCGCGGATGAGCCTTCCGGAAGCAGGTTCATGGGGACCATAAAGAATTGGGAACTCGCCCCACCCTGGAGAAACAGAATCTTAAAGTTGTCCGATAGTTTCAGAAGCCTTTTGAACCGAACGATCGCATCATTGAGAACATCCTCGAACAGCGCAGATCTATGGCTGATCTCGGATATGGACATTCCCGAACCCTTGAAGTTGATGAATTCCTGTTGAACTTCCTTCAACACTTGTAACGGCAATGCCGCAGGCCCAGGATTGAAATTGAAAATACGATCCGCCATGGCTAAACTACCTCCTGCCCGGTTTGGAATCTGGACGAATGCACACAAGCACATTAATTTACATCAGCAATACTGAGATTTCAACACCTTTTCACCTGAACACCCGCTCGGTGTTCATCACATTGATTCGCTTTTCTTTTCATAATCTGGGAGGAGGCTGGAGGTATCCTTCGCTCCGGACGACGCAAAGCCGTCTAATCACTCCGCCCAGGATACCCCAGCCTTCGCAATGTTTGTGCATAACTGCGAAACTGTATCTGACGAGGAATTCTGGTTCGTTGAACGTTTCGGCATTTTATGGCAATATCATTTCGTTGACATGCTTGCTTCCGGAGGCGTCCCTATGAAGGACATCGAGAGTATTCTTTACAGCCTCATCCCGTTGGTTCTGATCATCTTGTTTTCATGGCTCTTCAGCTTTCTGGGATCGAAGATGAAAAAACCTTCCGAGAATGGGGACCAGGTTCCCGGTAGGGTTCTAGGAGATCGTTTCTTCGATCTAATGAAAGAAGAAGAATCCGAAGAAGTCCCGCAACAACGCCAGCCCCAGACTCCTCAGCCGGGGATTACCATTCCTCAAGGAAGCGGCGCTCCGCTCGTTTCAGCCAAACCCATAACCCCCAAATGGTGGGGAGCATGATGGCGTTCCGCACGTGGAAAAGAAGCGGCATTTTTCTGTTTCTCGTTTTCTTGATTCAGTTCGGTCTGGAGAGCAACGTCTTCGCTCAGGCAACGGAATCCGAAGCCTCGAAAGATATCAAACGAGAAGGCGGCGAGCTTGCCTGGGAGATACCCGGAAGAATAGCAATTTACGATTTGCAGTTCGGGCCGGCCTTATTCAAAGACGACAAGTTCCAGTTTGTCGCAAATACGAGAACTTTCAATACGGACCAGTATCCCGATAGACTGACACTCATGATCCGTTTTTCGTACGTCGGATCGCGATCGGAGAGCCCGCTCAAATTCGTGATAAAGCTACCCAATTCCAGGCAGTACGAAGAAACCGTGCACCTCACGAACAAACGAGGCAATCATACCTACCATTTCACCGTTCAGCGACCGACCGATTTTCTAGGAGCTGGATCGGTGTACATTTATTACGGGTTCAACATAGTGGATGTGTTGGATTTCACAATTGTCCCGGGTTCTTAATAGTTTTTTGTCGGCTGAATTGGTCTAACGAACACGAGTATAGCAAATGTCAGAATTTTTGTCCGATTGCGAAAAGCGCTTCTCGAAGACCGGTAGGTGCCGTGCCTCCGTGCCGGCACATTTTTCATAATAAATCGACCAGTTCGGTCCGGCAGAGACGCCGGACCCTACCATTCCTTATTAAGCGAAGAAGGAAGGGTGTTCAAAAGGTCGGAAATTATGTCAACTGCCATATCATCCCCACCTTCCCTGCACTTCGACGGATTGAAGGATGCTCCGCATCGCGGCCACCCACGAGAAACCTTCAGGTCGGAAGCAAATACTCCTAATATTCCAGAGGTACAGCATAAAACAGGACTGCAAAAAAGTGAAAGATGCTTCCAGCTAGTACAAAAAGATGCCAAACGGCATGGTGATACGGCAATCTATGCCAGACGTAGAAGATAATCCCGAAAGTATAAGCAAGCCCCCCTGCGAGCAGAAGCATCATCCCGGGTGGCGCTACAGCCACGAGCATTTGTTTGATAGCCACAACAACGGCCCACCCCATGATGACATACAATCCGACTGAAATACCAACCCATTGACGAAGCAAAGCTGTCTGAACGATTATCCCCAAAAAAGCAAGTCCCCAGACAATGCCAAAAAGAGACCAGCCCCATGGCCCTCTGAGATTTACCAATGTAAATGGAGTGTACGTGCCTGCAATGAGAAGAAAGATCGATGAATGATCGATGATCCGCATAAACGCTTTTACACTCGGGTTTTGTATTCCGTGATATAATGTGGACGCTGTGTAGAGAAGAATTAGCGTCATTCCGAAAACGACACAACTGATAATGCGCCAGATATTTCCCGATTCACTTGAAGACAGTATCAAAATAACCATGCCTGTGATGGAAAAAAGGATTCCAAGCAAGTGAGTAAGGCTGTTCGCAACCTCTTCTCTAATACTATAACGCCCTGAAATTGTTCTTGTATTCACATAATCTCCAAATCTATCGTCATACTTGACCTTTCATCAGCTTTGAAGTGATGAGTTCACAAGAAAATCATCACCAAAATGGCATTATACTTAGTTTGTATGTGTTTTCAACAAAGCAACATGCGAGAGCGTAAATCTTACAGATTCCACGCGACGGATGCGATTTTTCGATGATGCAGCACGGACAATGCCGGAAATTCATGAAGCCGAACATTTGCTGAATCCGGAGGATTGCACGAATTCATCTCCTCACTTTGAGTGAATTTGTGCACGGATCACAAAACAGCTTGACATCTCTCGACCAGTGTTGATAGGATTTGTTTGATAGTCTTTTATTCTTAGTCCAAACCAACGTGCTTTGGGGAAGTCGGTGAAAGACCGACGCTGCCCCGCAGCTGTGACCGTGAACGAAATCCGCTAATAGCCACTGGAAGAAATTCTTTCGGGAAGGCGCGGAGACTAGGTCGAAACGGAAGCCAGAATACCCAAGCATGAAGGTCACCGAAGATGTCCTGCGCGGGCGGGATGGGTGAAAGCACGCAGACCACCCTCTTTCGCCCCAACGCGCGAAGGAGGGTTTTTTGGTTTCAGGCTGTACTCGTTTCTAAAATGAAGAGCAGGTAAGGAAACCCCAGGTTCCGATGGCGCCGGAACCCAGGGCAAGCGGGAATCTCATGTGCATTCCCTTCCCGCCATTATCCAAGCCTAAGCTCCTCAAGTCA
The sequence above is a segment of the Desulfomonile tiedjei DSM 6799 genome. Coding sequences within it:
- the trhA gene encoding PAQR family membrane homeostasis protein TrhA, coding for MNTRTISGRYSIREEVANSLTHLLGILFSITGMVILILSSSESGNIWRIISCVVFGMTLILLYTASTLYHGIQNPSVKAFMRIIDHSSIFLLIAGTYTPFTLVNLRGPWGWSLFGIVWGLAFLGIIVQTALLRQWVGISVGLYVIMGWAVVVAIKQMLVAVAPPGMMLLLAGGLAYTFGIIFYVWHRLPYHHAVWHLFVLAGSIFHFFAVLFYAVPLEY